A region of the Leptospiraceae bacterium genome:
CATCTAACGAAAAATCCAAAGGATTTTATAACAAACCAAAGCAAAAAACTAAAACTAAAAAGTAATTCTAAAAATTTTATCTACGGAACAAAGGAAGAAGATCGAGATAATATCGAACTAGAACTCTTCGAAGGAATTGCATTCTATCGAGAAGAAATTACAGATAAAGACGGGTTCCTCACCGTGATTACAAGAGAAGGATCTTACAAAGCAGCCAAGGACACACTTCAAATTGAACTAAAAAAAGGACGCAAAGAAACTAATCATCCATCGGAAACAGTGAAAACAAACTTAGAATTCTCTACTGTTCAGCCGATTTCTTTTGAATTAATTTATAAAGAAAGCCTAAATGGATTTATGAAAAATGATTTTGTAATTTATGGGGATGATACAGTGTATGCGCTCGACAAGAAAGCCTGCGCTTATATTAAAGACGAAGAAAAAATAGATTGCGGGGAATGTAAGAAGCAGTATGAGCAGAAAGGATACTTCTGCGCATACTAACTATTTACTGATAAATTATTTTACAGGTTGACCATCTTTGAATGGACCTTCATACACTAATTTACCATCTTTTTCTTTTACAACTCCCTTACCGTTTAAGAGATCATCTTTAAAATCTCCCGCGTAAGTTCTACCTTGTCTTGTGGTAAATGTGCCGTTGCCGTTAAACTTTCCATCAACAAACCAACCAACATATTTAGTTCCTTTAGAACCGAGTAATGTGCCGTAACCGTTAAACTTACCGTCTTTCATTTGACCATCGTATTGATCACCGTTGGCATATTTGTAAACGCCGGCTCCATCCATTGTTCCATCTTTAAACTCGCCAATGTAATTATCACCGTTAGCGAATAAAAGGTTTCCCTTGCCATTGAATTTTTCATTTTTAAATTGTCCCTGGTATTTGCTTCCATCGGAAAAACTTAACGCACCTTCTCCGTTCTTGCAATCACCAACACAATCGCCAGCGGCAGCACGGGATGCATTTGTCGCAACAGTTGAGGCTGTTTTTGCTGCATCGGAAGCTTTTGTGTCTTCTTTTTTTGCAGGCGGCTCTTCTTTTTTATCCCCGGAAGAACAGTTCGTAAGGCTAGTCATTGCCAATAAGGTCAATACTAAGGTTAGTAGTATGCTTCTTTTAAAATTCATATTAAAAAATCTCCTTTTTTTACAAATACGGACAATTATTCGTATTAGCATAAAGTAATTTTATTATAAAATAGTATTTGGTCTATCATTTTTCTTTGTTCTTGCTATTCCCAATAAATCAAATCCATTTCTTACTAAAAAATGGGTGCTACCTTACCTTTATCCCTAGATTTTGCTCTATTTGTTAAATCTCCTTCATTATTCATTCACTTGATTTTCACAAAGGGATAAAGGTAAGGTCCGGGCTTTCACCTACTGTCAAAAAATTGTATTCACAATTTTTTGACACCGGTTCAATCCCTAGCACATAGCAAAGAAAAATCCTTTCCTAATTTGTATTTTTTCCCGCACAAAAAGAATTTTCTACACCTAGTATTTGTATGATAATCTTTCGAAATAAAAACAAATACTTACTCGATAAAATTGAAGATCGCAACCATACTGTCTCAACGCTTCTGATTCCAAAAAAATAACCTGGCCCCTTCCACCCCTGCCCCCAAAACCCCCAGGGGGGGTTTCCCCCCCCCCCCCAGCCCCCCCGGAAAAAGGCCGGCCAAAAACACCCCCCGCCCCCCCCCCCGCCCCGCCCCAAAAAAAAAAAAAAAAAAAAAAAAAAAAACAGAATTTGATTCGATTCAACTTTCGACCAACAAATGCGGATTGGGTAGAACTTGGGGAAATTGCCCTAGCTTTTGGAAAATCTCGCTGCTGGTTGTTTGTCCATTTGCTAAAACTTGATATCGCTGGGATGTCGCGCCTCTTACGAAAAGCCAGATTGAGCTTTGGAGTTCCAACGATTCCGAGGTTAGAACTGAAGATTTTTTGGACTTTGTAACGTGTCCGAGAAAATTTTACTCGTGGGTATCATGTAAAAGTTTAGCAAAAACCTATTTCGAAGTATTAAGAGCCAAGCGCAAATCGTTTGTTAGCTGCATTGCAAGCTCAGGCCTACCATGAAAAGCGGCAGGCGTATTTTGAAACAAAGCAATCTTCCAATCCACACCAACCTTTTTACAAACTAGCGACTGAACAGCATTAACCGCAGGATTAATATCTGCGCCTCCGCGTGGAACCATTCCAACAACAGCGCGGAGAATGGCAACATCACTCGATAAGATTTTTACTTCCTGGATAATACTTACATAGAGTCCTGTCGGATGTGCTGCAAAAATTTCTCCTATGACAGAATGCACTTCCTTACTTCCCTTCATCTGCGATCCATCAAAACCAACGATGTCTCCATCCTCTAAAACTAAATCAGACATTCCTTTTGCATTTTGATAGTTCCAGGCTTCAATCCAAGTCTTATACAGCAAACGGATATTAGCCTCTTCTGTGGGTTGGCTCATTT
Encoded here:
- a CDS encoding DUF1564 family protein, with amino-acid sequence MIRFNFRPTNADWVELGEIALAFGKSRCWLFVHLLKLDIAGMSRLLRKARLSFGVPTIPRLELKIFWTL
- a CDS encoding SgcJ/EcaC family oxidoreductase is translated as MSQPTEEANIRLLYKTWIEAWNYQNAKGMSDLVLEDGDIVGFDGSQMKGSKEVHSVIGEIFAAHPTGLYVSIIQEVKILSSDVAILRAVVGMVPRGGADINPAVNAVQSLVCKKVGVDWKIALFQNTPAAFHGRPELAMQLTNDLRLALNTSK